A part of Hippopotamus amphibius kiboko isolate mHipAmp2 chromosome 16, mHipAmp2.hap2, whole genome shotgun sequence genomic DNA contains:
- the RIPOR1 gene encoding rho family-interacting cell polarization regulator 1 isoform X4, which translates to MKYGRQRWKLRGRIESSGKQVWDSEETVFLPLLAEFLSIKVTELKGLANHVVVGSVSCETKDLFAALPQVVAVDINDLGTIKLSLEVTWSPFDKDDQPSAASTVNKASTVTKRFSTYSQSPPDTPSLREQAFYNMLRRQEELENGTAWSLSSESSDDSSSPQLSGTARHSSAPRPLVQQPEPLPIQVAFRRAETSTSGPVDEEGAMAPALANGHAPYSRTLSHISEASVDAALAEASVEAAGLESLVRGPSPPAHPDPTHGEHPSPVSPALDSGHSTASPTLSTTDPAPSAHLDSVNKTINSSSSELPDPTHTTASSTSGAIRPTHSTPSPTHTTTGSAHKTAVSTLTPTGPTPSTTGPVQTTTSPTHKPMLSTLTPAAPTPTTTDPVQTTTSLSHTVTNLVHTVISPTNNPMVSTLTTAGPTASATGPAQTTTSPTHTTASPTHTTVSPTHTATSPTHTTVSPTHTATSPTHTTISPTHNTASPTHTTISPTHNTASPTHTTTSPTYTTATPTHKARISTHSTILDAKDPVQTTGSPTHSVTSFTLITVSPSTFLDLATLSSPSANTDPPLPGVDPLSCSYPASTPCTQADPITPSTSHPTPTCSSWEPLTSPSPNPPEANHQSPSLPPSPLAPVPQHSDPRVARASQAPVPGAAGGAGDRRLEEALGALMAALDDYRGQFPELQGLEQEVTRLESLLMQRQGLTRSRTSSLSITVEHALESFSFLNEDEDEDNDGPGDRPPNSPEPGAEDSLDSPSARPLSTECPALDAALVQHLYHCSHLLLKLGTFGPLRCQEAWALERLLREARVLEAVCELSRRWEIPATSAQEVVQFSASRPGFLTFWDQCTEGLSPFICPVEQVLLTFCNQYSARLSVRQPGLAEAVCVKFLEDALGQKLPRRPQSGPGEQLTIFQFWSYVEALDSSSMEAFVTETAEEVLLVRNLNSDDQAVVLKALRLAPEGRLRRDGLRALSSLLVHGNNKVMAAVSTQLRSLSLGPAFRERALLCFLDQLEDEDVQTRVAGCLALGCIKASEGIEPLVYLCQTDTEAVREAARQSLQQCGEEGQSAHRRLEESLDALPRIFGPGSMASTAF; encoded by the exons ATGAAATATGGGCGTCAGCGCTGGAAACTGCGGGGCCGCATAGAGAGTAGCGGAAAGCAGGTGTGGGACAGCGAGGAAACCGTCTTTCTCCCTCTGCTCGCAGAATTCCTGTCCATTAAG GTGACAGAACTGAAAGGCCTGGCCAACCATGTGGTTGTGGGCAGCGTCTCCTGTGAGACCAAGGACCTGTTCGCCGCCCTGCCCCAGGTTGTAGCTGTAGACATTAACGATCTCGGCACCATCAAGCTTAGCCTGGAAGTCACCTGGAG TCCCTTCGACAAGGATGACCAGCCCTCAGCCGCTTCTACTGTCAACAAGGCCTCCACGGTCACCAAGCGCTTCTCTACCTATAGCCAGAGCCCACCAGACACGCCCTCACTTCGGGAGCAGGCCTTCTAT AATATGCTGAGGCggcaggaggagctggagaaTGGGACAGCGTGGTCCCTGTCATCTGAATCTTCCGATGACTCCTCCAGCCCACAGCTCTCGGGCACCGCCCGCCACTCCTCAGCCCCCAGGCCCCTGGTGCAGCAGCCCGAGCCTCTGCCCATCCAAGTTGCCTTCCGCAGGGCTGAGACCTCCACTTCTGGGCCCGTGGATGAGGAGGGGGCCATGGCTCCAGCCCTGGCCAATGGGCATGCCCCCTACAGCCGGACTCTGAGCCACATCAGTGAGGCCAGTGTGGATGCTGCCCTGGCTGAGGCTTCAGTGGAGGCTGCGGGCCTAGAAAGCCTAGTCCGGGGACCTAGCCCACCTGCACACCCAGATCCCACCCATGGGGAGCACCCTAGTCCTGTCTCTCCTGCCCTGGACTCTGGCCATTCTACCGCAAGCCCCACTCTCAGTACAACAGACCCTGCCCCATCTGCACACCTAGACTCGGTTAACAAGACCATAAATTCTAGCTCTTCTGAATTGCCAGACCCCACCCACACCACTGCAAGTTCCACCTCTGGTGCCATAAGGCCTACCCATAGTACTCCAAGCCCCACTCACACCACCACAGGTTCTGCCCACAAGACTGCGGTCTCTACCCTCACTCCTACAGGCCCTACCCCCAGCACCACAGGGCCAGTCCAGACCACCACAAGTCCCACCCACAAACCAATGCTCTCTACCCTCACTCCTGCAGCTCCTACCCCCACTACTACAGACCCAGTCCAGACCACCACAAGCCTCAGCCACACAGTCACAAACCTAGTACACACTGTCATAAGCCCCACCAACAACCCCATGGTCTCTACCCTCACGACTGCGGGCCCTACAGCTAGTGCCACAGGCCCAGCCCAGACTACCACTAGCCCCACCCACACTACTGCAAGCCCTACCCACACCACAGTAAGCCCCACCCACACTGCTACAAGCCCTACCCACACCACAGTAAGCCCCACCCACACTGCTACAAGCCCTACCCACACCACAATAAGCCCCACCCACAATACTGCAAGCCCTACCCATACCACGATAAGCCCCACCCACAATACTGCAAGCCCTACCCACACTACCACAAGCCCCACCTACACTACTGCAACCCCTACTCACAAAGCCAGGATTTCAACTCACAGTACTATACTCGATGCAAAGGACCCAGTCCAGACCACAGGGAGTCCCACCCATTCTGTCACAAGCTTCACCCTTATAACCGTAAGCCCTTCCACTTTTCTAGACCTTGCTACGCTCTCCAGCCCCTCTGCAAACACAGACCCTCCCCTCCCAGGTGTGGACCCCCTGTCCTGTAGCTACCCAGCCTCCACTCCCTGCACTCAGGCAGACCCCAtaacccccagcacctcccaCCCAACTCCTACCTGCTCCAGTTGGGAACCCCTCACAAGCCCTTCCCCAAACCCCCCAGAAGCCAACCATCAGAGCCCAagtctccctccctcacccctagCCCCTGTGCCCCAGCATTCAGACCCTAGAGTGGCCAGGGCTTCCCAGGCTCCAGTTccaggggcagctggaggggCTGGGGACAGGCGGCTGGAGGAGGCACTGGGGGCCCTAATGGCTGCCCTGGATGACTATCGTGGCCAGTTTCCTGAGCTGCAGGGCCTGGAGCAGGAGGTGACCCGGCTGGAGAGTCTGCTCATG CAGAGACAAGGCCTGACTCGCAGCCGGACCTCCAGTCTTAGCATCACTGTGGAGCATGCCCTGGAGAGCTTCAGCTTCCTCAACGAGGATGAAGATGAAGACAATGATGGTCCTGGGGACAG GCCCCCAAACAGCCCGGAGCCTGGGGCTGAGGACAGCCTCGACTCACCTAGTGCCCGACCCCTCAGCACAGAGTGTCCAGCTCTGGACGCTGCCTTGGTCCAGCACCTGTACCACTGCAGCCACCTCCTGCTG AAACTGGGCACATTTGGGCCCCTGCGCTGCCAGGAGGCATGGGCCCTGGAGCGGCTACTGCGGGAGGCCCGAGTGCTTGAAGCAGTATGTGAGCTTAGCAGGCGATGGGAAATCCCTGCCACCTCTGCCCAGGAAG TGGTGCAGTTCTCAGCCTCTCGGCCCGGCTTCCTGACCTTCTGGGACCAATGCACAGAGGGACTCAGCCCCTTCATCTGCCCTGTGGAGCAGGTGCTCCTCACCTTCTGCAATCAGTACAGCGCCCGTCTCTCCGTGCGCCAGCCAGGCTTAGCCGAGGCTG TGTGTGTCAAGTTCCTGGAGGATGCCCTTGGGCAGAAGCTGCCCCGGAGGCCCCAGTCAGGCCCTGGAGAGCAGCTCACCATCTTCCAGTTCTGGAGTTACGTTGAAGCCCTGGACAGCTCCTCCATGGAGGCCTTTGTGACGGAGACTGCCGAGGAGG TATTACTGGTGCGGAATCTGAACTCAGATGACCAGGCTGTTGTGCTGAAGGCCCTGCGGTTGGCACCTGAGGGGCGGCTTCGAAGGGATGGGCTCCGGGCCCTCAGCTCCCTGCTTGTCCATGGCAACAACAAGGTCATGGCTGCTGTCAGCACTCAGCTCCGGAGCCTGTCGCTGGGCCCTGCCTTCCGGGAAAGG GCCCTactgtgcttcctggaccagCTCGAGGATGAGGATGTGCAGACGAGAGTGGCTggctgcctggccctgggctgcATCAAG GCTTCTGAAGGCATTGAGCCCCTCGTGTACCTGTGCCAAACGGACACAGAAGCCGTGAGGGAAGCAGCCCGGCAGAGCCTGCAGCAATGTG GCGAAGAGGGACAGTCTGCCCATCGACGGCTGGAGGAGTCACTGGATGCCCTGCCCCGCATCTTCGGGCCTGGCAGCATGGCCAGCACGGCATTTTAA